The DNA segment CTTCTCTTAGGTTATAGACAATGCTTTTGATAATCTTTGATATAAAATTCTCATCTTAAAAGGCATTTCTGATAATATTCTAGGTTTATAAAATGGGTAGAAAGTAGCAACTGCTGCTGGTCAGAAGTAGGTTTTCTTAATCAATAttgtaagaaacaaaacaagcaaaatactACATAGATCAGGCCTCCATTTCCCAGAGGTTGTTACCTTGCATTTTATCACTAGATGGCAGAGTGAGCTTAAATCTCCAATCCAACACAAACTATAGCGTCTGACCTTCCCCATAGAAGagattctttctctttttgatgCCTTTTTTCACCACAAGGCAAGCATTGTTGGCTTGCATATACTTCCTTATAAAATGGAGCTGTAAGAAGAAGCGTTTGAAACATAAAAACTGTCTCTGATGGAGAGGACCAAGGCTGGTTTTGCATAGTCAGTGCCACTTTGCTGGTCAGGACTCACAGCTGTTTCATGTTTACCACTGCAGGTATTCTCAAGTTAGAGTCTAAgcacgttaaaaaaaaataattctggctATGTTTCTCCACGTTAAATTACATCCTCTGATTCGTGCTCAGTATTCCTGTCAACTAAGTACTTGCATACATATCTTCTTGATTATGTTTCTTAAGCTTTCAGAGTTGAATCTTGGTTGTATTTGCATGATGTGAAACAGGCTAGTATAAACCATTAGTGTTCAAAGGAATAGCAAGCTCTAAGTAACAGCAGCAGTTCTAGAATTTCCTGTTCATGCAAAGGTTTGGAAATTTAGTTGGGAATACAGTGAAAAGGTCTCCAAGAGGTGTCTGCAATAGAGATGCTTAGAAGCTCTTCCCTAGAACATTATATAGCAgtctttgtgtgttttgtgcCACAGGTAAATTGTATTTTGCGTGCAGTGTCAAGCTCTGCTTTGATTGCTCTTTATACCCCTGCCATCTTTCCTCTCTCCGCTGTCTTCTCTGCTGATGTGTTCTTTGTTTGCTGCAGAACTCCCCAAGACACCAGTGGGGAGAAGAGGAACCAAATTCACAGACAGTAAGATGATTACCCACTGCATCACACCACGGGCAGAAAAAAAGGACCTGTAGTTAGTCGAGCAGTGAAACAAGGGTGGCATAAGGCTTTCAGTGTAGAGTTCATGCCACTGGCTGCCTGTTCTTTTGGGCAGAGGTTGTTGGATTTCACAGagggatttttggttttgtttttaattcctgtGTGTTGTCAAACCTTAGAGATGCAAGCAAATAGCTAGTTCTTAATATGTGGTAAGTTTTGCCCAAGATAACTGTTTTCTTGATATCATCACAGTTATGTTTTTGTAACTGTTTCCACATGAGGAAGTAGAAATCCTTTAACAAGAGTGTTTCTGGAAACTGTTGAATGATAGATTAGCATGACAGCACACTTAAGCCCAGCTAAACGATGCTAGCTTTTAACTACAGGGATTGcagaatttttaatgaaaccagTAAAATCTAGAATGAATGTCCTCTTTTATTTAGAAGTTTCCCATCTTTCCTCAGGAAAGAGATCATAACAGTGAAGATGAAGACGAAGACAAATATGCAGATGACATTGATATGCCTGGGCAGAACTTTGACTCTAAAAGACGTATCACAGTTCGAAATTTACGTATTCGGGAAGACATTGCAAAAGTGAGTAAAGAATTCTTTACAGATACATTTACATGTATTCATGcgagtttaattttttttaaaaatgtacactCGATTATTAGTGAGTTTGCATATAGGTCTTTGGGTTTGAAGGTTGAGGtctattttcagttctgttcctGCTCATGTTACGACTTTGTTGGGATCATCCTTTTACAAAGAtgtgatgtttttaaatgtctaaGCTGGGGGATACGGGAGTAActtcagttcttttaaaattataaatatcaaatatattttatgttgttttctttccctagtACTTGAGGAATCTAGATCCAAACTCTGCTTATTACGATCCCAAAACAAGAGCAATGAGGGAGAACCCATATGCCAATACCGGCAAAAATCCTGATGAGTAAGTTATACCAGGGTCATGCTTGCGTATCCAACAGAactgttaaaaatgaaattaatagttttgtattttatctgtATGTCATTTTATTGATTAATCTCTAGTCAGTTATGGATAGAAGTACGAGTAAGAATTGTTTTATTTAGCAGCAGGTTTAGGTTTAGTatataaaatggtattttagtAATATTGGCCCTTCATCTTCAGGGATATGTGGGCCGCCATTTAGTGGAATGATCCATACCAGGATTAGAACACTCTGCTGTATCCAGAGGTGATACCTGTAAACAATAGTGATGTTTCTGTAAAGTGTTTCAGTAACCACATCTTAAGCTTCATCCCTTGTTTGTTGGGAAGCATTCAGCACTGGAGACTAGCACAGAGTATCTAACCATTCTGTGACTGTGTAATTAGGAGCAAGAGCTCATCATATTAATGGAGTCTGCATCGAAAAGGTCTGAAAGCTTTGGCATTGTCTAGATAGACAACTTAATTAAAGAATGCCATAGGCTGGCTGTTGGCTGCACGTAAGGCTGTCTCACTTAAAACCCCAGTCAAGCACTTGAGCTGTGACCCCGCCTTGACCTGTGTAGTGCTGTGGACTTCCAGAGTAGACAGGCTGTGAGTAGAAACATTTATTCAGAGTACAGTAATTGGATTAGCTCGCTGCCTGAAATAGAATGGCAGTGGCTAAATGCTAGCAAATAATGCTCTTTCCACCTCTCCTTGCCCCCAGCTAGAATAATGCCagtcaattctttttttttttagatgcagATGGTTTCTCGTCTCTACAGTTGTAATGTGATCTTTGTTGAATCTTGTGTTtctgccacagctctgcagactgTACATTTTTCACAGTGGCTTTGGGGAGATGACAAGAGTGGAAAATTGGACTGTTAACATTACTTGATTTTCAACCTGTATTTTATATACTCTTTGTGAATCTCTTCATGGGGTGTGCAAAAGATAACAGAGCAGTAAAGCTGTTACCACAAAGGAGaatttttactttcctgttGGTGTTCTGTGATTGTATTTAAGAGGAAATCATGTTACTTGAATACTAAAAATCATACTGTTCTTTTCTGCAGAGTTGGTTATGCAGGTGACAACTTTGTTCGCTACACTGGAGATACCATTTCAATGGCACAGACTCAGTGTaagtgggttttgggtttgggttttttttgttgagtatttttttaaggaaatggaCACAAAAGACTCAAGTTAACAATACTTTTCATAATTTGAATATATACGTCAGTTTTAGGATAAATACTGAGTGAAATCTCTTGTGTACACAGTGTTTGCTTGGGAGGCTTATGACAAAGGCTCTGAAGTTCATCTTCAAGCAGATCCTACAAAATTAGAGCTACTTTATAAATCCTTCAAAGTGAAGAAAGAAGATTTCaaggcacagcagaaagaaagcatCCTAGAGAAGGTAATAGAcaattggttttatttaataggAATTCTGTTGGAAGTCTGGGTCTTGAGGAACAAATAAGATTAATGTGATATGAAAATGCATCAGCTATTCTCAGCAATTTAGAtatataaaaagatttttatatcaacacactctcatcagTTGGATTCATTATGTTATTTAATATAGGAAACTTTGAAgatctgttattttttctttggattaTTGGGAGGTCTTCCCTTAACTGTCAGAATTTCTCCAGTGAAAAATTGGACAGCAGTATGTAGGAAGAGTGGGaatttagatattttattttttttaaatacaagtggTTGAAAATTTACTGTTTGAAAGTGGTATCTTTTGTAAAATATCCAACTAACTGTctcctaaaattatttttaaacttttctcttaaatgtgaaaagcagaattttcagACTCTTTTTCTGGGTGCAGTCTTCTagataaataattattttctgttttgcaactGGTTTCTTGGACAACTGACAGCTGACAAGATTTTAACCTTGTCAGCGTTCATGTTTGGAAGGGGAGCTGGAAATACTGCTCTAGGTATACCACAGCCTTTGGTTTGGTATAGAAGGTTTTCTGCTTTGAGTAGGAATATCACTGTGGTAATTCTccaggtagaaaaaaaaaaaaccaaaaaaacaaaagaaaacaaaaagaaccaaaacactgaaaaaaacaccacagtgGCCGTAGGAGATGTATTTCTCTTAACTAGTCACTCTCCATCCACTACTTCGGTGTCTTCTTTAGAAGGTACCGAAGGTGACATTTTTGAAATGTATGCTTAACTACATAAAAGGTttggtgttgtggttttgggctttttttccaaaactatGCAATGTCATTTCTTATGTGCATTTTAGTATGGAGGACAAGAACATCTGGATGCCCCACCAGCTGAACTGCTGTTAGCTCAAACAGAAGATTATGTGGAGTACTCTAGGCATGGAACAGTCATCAAAGGACAAGAGAAAGCTATTGCTTGCTCTAAATATGAAGAGGATGTAAAGATCAACAACCATACAGTAAGCCCTAGCTTATgtaattttaacattaaaaaaattatattccttCCCACCAGAAGGGTATGAGGTATGATAGGATACTGTATGATATAATtaatacagcaaataaatttCCTCTGTCTCAAATGTgacattcttccttttctactAAGGAATTTCAAATTGTCATGGTTGCAATACGAATTTGAGGGGTTATGATGTTGATTTGAGGAGTTGCGATGGCAGTCTTAAACTGAAGGGGAAGTTACTGTGTTTCCCTTCAACTTTGAATGGGTTGATCACATcctgttgcttttctctctttttttttttttttttttttttttttaaactgtaccTGTAATGCTaatgtaaaattacaaaaatgtttcccATGATTTTCCCTTCTGGACTGTTTGAATAATTTACTTAGCAGGATATAACCTCAGGAATAAATTGCAGGCTGCCTCTTACAGGAGTATCATTATGGACATAACTGCTATGGTGCGTTCTCTTGCAGTGTATTTGGGGTTCATATTGGAAAGAAGGCAAGTGGGGTTACAAATGCTGCCACTCATTTGTCAAGTACTCGTACTGTACAGGAGAAGCCGGGAAAGAAATTGCTGTAAGTACTGTCTCACTTGGTCACTTGGAAAGGGCTAAAAAGCATTCATCTTCCTACCTGTTTTAGACTGATTTgctttgggggggggtggtggtggtgtgtgttttttattgttgttttgggtGGGGGGTTTTGTCCTTACTCTTTCAAAAGTGCTTAGTAAATGGGCATGCTTTCTCTTGTCTGTTGTACAGAATTCTGAAGCAAGCTTACTGGAAGAGCAACCCAGGGAGGAGGAACACatgacaaaacccaaaacactgaTGGAGGTAGGTTGTCTCCCTTGCCTCAGGAAGGCAGATTCTTTCcctcagtattttaaaagatggaaaGGTATGTATAACTACAAAATTATGTAAGTCATAATGAGGCTGAAAATTACTAGACTGCATTATTAGATCATTAACACCTCTACTGAAAGCTAAGCTTTGAAATGGCAGTAATAGATGCTTGGGATTTAATGGCTTGAACATTACTGATGTTTGCAAGTTGAATCTTAATAGTAACTGGGTTTCCACCTTTATAGATTCAccaagagaaacagaaagagaagaaaaagaagaagcaCAAGAAGAGCTCCAATTCAGATAGTGAGggtgaagagaaaaagaagcaagaaaaacttaaaaaggTACACTATATTCTTGAGTGGTTTTGTGGCAAAAAGAACTTgagatacattttaaaacagtgtcAGTTCTATGAAGCCTGTAATGCAGTTCTTGTAGTATTCTGTGTTCTTTGATGCTAATTTTGAGctaaagcaaatttaaaatgctgttagaTGTTTGAAAGTACATTCCCTATTTCTCAGGCAAACATGCAATAAATACTTAGTTTTGGGAGGCTTAGTTTAGATTATTTAGGAGCACTTCCTGTCTAGGCAGCTCTTACAGCTGTAGATCTATAAAAGACATTGCAGAACACAATGATTTGTGTACtgaagaaagagagggagatCAAAGGCACTGTCAAAGTTTAGCTTAGCACTTTTTTATCCCAGACTTGGGCCCAGTCTCACAGTTGATGCAGTAAATCCATCCACCAAGCGATCTGCTGactgctgctggccagccctTCCGCAAGCACAGCAGCCCACCTCTGGATATTCGGAGTGTGAAACTCATGTTAAACTATGGCTGAGCAAAGCATTGTACAAATGCAGCTTCTTTTCCGTAGCAAGAAGGAGCAACGGTAGTAGTTTGAGGAATGAGATAACGtgtatttcaaaaagcatttaaaaaaatgctccCTGACTGgggaaaaactaaaacaaaaccaaaatccaaacaaaatcaACTCAACaagcaaacccaaacccctAAGATCACATGTTTGCTTACCTGCTTTTTTACCTGCTGGATCATGATTACATTTTAGGTAAAGCTGAGGAATTTCTTACTTGATTTTGGCAAttgaaaagagattaaaatacCTTGTGCACTAAACACCTAAAAACCGAGCGTTAAATGAAGTGTGCCATAGGTGGGCCAGACGGATGTGCGCTGCTTGTCCCACCgttttccctgctgcttgttcGTTATATTAGGCTCCAATACAAACtttcattgggtttttttgcttaactTTCAttactgtttgggtttttttctttacctttatTTCAGGCACTAAATGCAGAAGAGGCTCGTCTTCTCCACGTTAAAGAAATCATGCAGttagatgaaaggaaaagaccATACAACAGCCTGTATGAAACCAGGGAGCcaacagaagaggaaatggAAGCCTATAGAATGAAACGTCAGAGACCTGATGATCCCATGGCCTCTTTTCTTGGACAGTAGTCGCAGTGAAAATCATTCCAGTacacaagacttttttttatacTTGTTTACAATTCCATAGATACTTGTTTATCCTCCACGTGCCCAATAAGTGCCAGAAATGGCAGAGACCTTTTTTTGCACCAAAGAAGTTGGTGAAAACTACTTTCAACAGACATGAGCAGTTCAATGCTTACAGCaattttgtatatatatgtgtatgtatatatatacagtcacaaatatatatacacacacatacatatatatatataattatacgTATATATAAAATTCATATACCTACCCTATGAATTCTTTGCTGGAAGAGAAAAGATCTGATACTGTCTGGAATTCTACATTTGTTTGGCCAACTAATATATGCATCGAGTCATGATACATTCAGTAAAATTGTCTGCTCAAAAGGAATGCTCAGCAAGTGTCACttaacatacaacagaaattgttggggtgagggggggaagaaaaacctGATACAGCTACTGAAGCCTCTTACTTGTAAAATGAGTTGCCTGTCGCGtagttttaaaaggagaaatagaTTCTTTCTTGATCACTTTCTAGTaagtattttggaaatgtaaaaatgatTGCTTTGTACAGTTTTGGTTAAATTATTATAAAGGTCTTAAATGCTGTCCGGCCTTTTTAATGAAGGGGTTAGGAGTAGCTGACTGTAAAGCTTTTAAATTCTAATTTACTTCTGCAGGTGTTGACATACACATTTCAGTTGCAAACATTTGagttctttggttttctgtttgataACAGTATTCATCTTACCCTTGTAACTGCCAGTCCTGTTACATGGTGTAACACCAAGTGCTGGGCTCTATTACCTCATGATAACGTGAAGCGGTATCTGCTTTGTGTTTGGCAGTGTTAGCCCTTGAACTGGGAGGTTTCCCTTTTAACTATTAAAAGTTGGAAGAAATGGGTGAAAAAACTTCACAGTGTGACTTTAGAGTTGGAAGGCTTGAGAATTGTGGCTGTTAGGGTTTAAACTGTCTCATTAAGCATGGCTTTTATGACCACATTTAATGTGGTTATATTAATGGTAGGACAGGGAAGACTGTAATCCTGGGGTTTCTTCTTGAAATTAAGAACCTGATTACAACTTCCACTTTGTAAACAATGAAGGAAGTTAAAGTtacttggaagaaaatgaaactatGTTGTACCTGTAATTCCTACCTGTAAAGctggtttccttttttattagGTTTTCCTGAAGTCTGCTTcccctttatttttgttacagaaatactAATTCTGAACGCATACTTTATTTTGTAAGACTTACAAATCTGACTGCAgacttttattttataaaacttgatttaaaattcttctagcacttgcaaaaaaatacaaccaaCTAGTGAGATGGAAGATGTGGGGATGGAATTGTTAATATAAACAAGGACCAGGAAGGAAGAACTTTAAAAGAGTAGAAATCTGTGTTTGCAAGAATAGCTTTTGTGTTTTCACAATGTGGATCTGGACAgtcagagggagaaaaatactAGGGGAtgtggttttccttctgctatACTAGTGACTCATGTTCTAAGTTTCCACATTGGCTCGTGTCTTGGATCTTCCTAGGTTATGGATAATTTCTAGGGAAAACTGCTCTTCTGCACAAGTAATTACATACAAATAAACATACATTTAAGTGTCATGTGCATGATTTCACAGCCGCTTTGAGGATTGAGTATTTTAATGTAGCGTGCATAGCTGATAACGGAAGTGCTGCATCAGTCTGCAACGTAGTTCCATGTTAAAACTAGCCGATACTGATGATTAAAATTTTAGGCTGAATATTTACTGTTAGGTTATTTACTACATTCCTAGAGATGCTCTGGTATATGACCTGAATACAAACTGTCTTTGGATGGTTTTTCTGCATTGGCTGATTTGAACCATAAACGATTACTCTTCTCAGGGCTGTGACATTGACGTTCCGGCCAGCAAacctccagctgcaggggcAGCAACTGCCAGTCAGGGCCAAGTTCAGTTTCAGGGAAGATGAGGTGTCAGAAGGTTGGTGTTAATCAGTTCCTTTCTAAGAGCAGCTAGAGACTTGATTCTTTATAAAGGAGGCGGTTCAGAACTAACACTGAAAAGAGCAATTTAGAATGAAGAACAAATAATTTGCCAGGCTAGGCAGCCTGTAAAGTTCAGATTTAAACTCATAATTAGTGAGTATTTTACATCAAAGAGAAAAACGGGGAGAGTGTGAAAGATGGGTGTATTTTAGAAGCCAGTAGAAAATGTTCAGTGCTATAGGGAGATTTGCTTATTACAAATAAACACACTGAATTCCACAGTAACTCGGTgtggatgggtttggttgtcGATACCAGTGACTTCCTGGCGTGCCCTGTCTGGCTCCGCTAGGAGGGAGCCGGTGGGAAGCTGGACCAGTCTCCCCTCTGGTGAAGCAGGAAGGCAGCTctaggggggaaaaagcagttaGCAGACTTTTACTCAAAATACAATTCCTTGAGCTTGCGAATGATGCAGAATAGATTTTGTCTGGATCATTCTCAACAGTTAAAGGACAAAGCTGAAAACATGTTCTCCTATTTATATCGTGAAGGTTAAATGTTAAAGAACATTGTGGATCTGATCATGAGGATTAGTTTTCCTCCATCTGCTTCCCCTTGGATTTGGCATGCAATGTGACTGTGCATATCCAAAGGCTGCTTCCTATtgcacaagaaaaatgttttctttcctcaaatGAGTTTGAAACAAGTTTGTAGGCTCGCCtggacaaaaccaaacacacagtGAAAAGGAGCGTACTccagcagaggcagctgaagTTGAGAACTGCTTTTCACATGCACAAGCAACCGAGGGGAGAGGAAACTCCTCAGCCTCAAAACGTCAGGATCCTTGAACCACAACAAGACAgcccctcccagcagccagggtggcTTTCTCTGAATCTTGTCCTTGGCAAAGCTCAAAAGTTATCTCAACTCCCTTTTCAACAGCTGCTCAGAGTGCCGTCATTTTTTGTCCCGGTAAGTTTGGTTGGCTGAGGCATGCTcaggctgcaggctgagctCGCCAGCTGATCAGACAGCATTTGTTTGTTAAAACACATAGTTTAAAACTCTCTATTTTTGGTTGAAAAGTTTAGCgttctgttatttttcaagGCACTCCAGAAGGTAGTTCTCCTGTTTCCACATTTCTTTGTAGTTGGTTCTTTATGGCTTTCCCGAGCGGGCTGATGAGTGGGGCACACTGTTCCACACCAGCGTAATTGTTTTAGGCTGTTGAGGGGTCAGAAGAAAGCAGGGATGATAGCAAGTAGTTAAGGATGACACGAAGTTCAGCttctaggaaaaagaaaaaacaacagatgAGACAGGATTTGCTGTGCCCAGTAGCACCCAGCACAACCCAGTACTGGTGGTTTTCCATTCTGCTTTAGGGTAGAACTCCAGTTCCTCCAGGCCAGCACCCCGTGGCCTGAACTATGTGCACACAACTCCCCGCTGTGCTGTTAGCGCTCCTGTTCACATTTATCTTGCCAGATGCAACAAAGAAATGGGTGGAAATATCATTATAACTTAAAACTAGTTATTTTACATGAAACAAATTCATTCACATCTCTTAGATGACCCAACCAGAACCCCACCAGGGTACCAGATAGCAATGATTTTGGCTTCTGCAGGATACAAGTGCGTTTCAGACctcagtgaaacagaaaaaaatcactttgccTAAGAAAACCTTGCTCAGTGGGCAGATCAGCAAACCCAAAATTACCAACCTACaaataatacttaaaataaTTCCAGTAATTCCAAAGCCTTTTAGCAACAGCCTCCACCCAGCCACTCGTCCACATGGCATTTGATCTCAGCACAGTCCCTGGCCCATCATTCTGTGAtctcccaccacctctcctACAAGTGGGACTTCTTTTCAGATGCGTTTATGGCCTTATCACATTTGCACGTGCATCTGTTCTCCATTTTTAGTATACAGCTCAGAACAACAGATTTGGCTCCAACGCCACCTCACAGCAGAGTTTTAACCCATCGCCACTTTTTATCCACGAGCCGCCGCGAGGGACGCGTGCTAACAGCGCGTGGGGGAAGGATGGTGGAGCCATGGAAGCAAGGCCGGAGGATGCAGTCACCTGCTGGAGTGCCCCGTTAGCAAGGCAGCGGTTACAGCAGCGCGGCAGAAGGAGAAGGTTCCTCCCGCCAGCATTGCTCCTGGTGCTGCGCGCCCTGGTTGGGACGGGGCGATGCCATcagcccccagggctgcaggacaCCCAAGCCGGGGGAGCAAAACGGTGCCTCCGGCTGGCACCCTGGTTTGCCCAGCTGTGCCTTCGGGCTTTACAGGTCTCATGCCAGGCATGTGCAGGAGCAGAAGCACTGGGCTGCAGGATTTAACGGCCAAGAGGCGGCACAGCCCCAACGTATAGTCTGCTGatgcatta comes from the Falco peregrinus isolate bFalPer1 chromosome 8, bFalPer1.pri, whole genome shotgun sequence genome and includes:
- the SLU7 gene encoding pre-mRNA-splicing factor SLU7 isoform X1 — protein: MASGTVMNATPSGGSNDVSLEEPKKMTREDWRKKKELEEQRKLGNAPAEVDEEGKDINPHIPQYISSVPWYIDPSKRPTLKHQRPQPEKQKQYSSSGDWYKRGVQEHAVATRYRKGACENCGALTHKKKDCMERPRKVGAKYTGMNIAPDEHVQPQLMFDYDGKRDRWNGYNPEEHMKIVEEYSKVDLAKRTLKAQKLQEELASGKLEQVNSPRHQWGEEEPNSQTERDHNSEDEDEDKYADDIDMPGQNFDSKRRITVRNLRIREDIAKYLRNLDPNSAYYDPKTRAMRENPYANTGKNPDEVGYAGDNFVRYTGDTISMAQTQLFAWEAYDKGSEVHLQADPTKLELLYKSFKVKKEDFKAQQKESILEKYGGQEHLDAPPAELLLAQTEDYVEYSRHGTVIKGQEKAIACSKYEEDVKINNHTCIWGSYWKEGKWGYKCCHSFVKYSYCTGEAGKEIANSEASLLEEQPREEEHMTKPKTLMEIHQEKQKEKKKKKHKKSSNSDSEGEEKKKQEKLKKALNAEEARLLHVKEIMQLDERKRPYNSLYETREPTEEEMEAYRMKRQRPDDPMASFLGQ
- the SLU7 gene encoding pre-mRNA-splicing factor SLU7 isoform X2, translated to MASGTVMNATPSGGSNDVSLEEPKKMTREDWRKKKELEEQRKLGNAPAEVDEEGKDINPHIPQYISSVPWYIDPSKRPTLKHQRPQPEKQKQYSSSGDWYKRGVQEHAVATRYRKGACENCGALTHKKKDCMERPRKVGAKYTGMNIAPDEHVQPQLMFDYDGKRDRWNGYNPEEHMKIVEEYSKVDLAKRTLKAQKLQEELASGKLEQVERDHNSEDEDEDKYADDIDMPGQNFDSKRRITVRNLRIREDIAKYLRNLDPNSAYYDPKTRAMRENPYANTGKNPDEVGYAGDNFVRYTGDTISMAQTQLFAWEAYDKGSEVHLQADPTKLELLYKSFKVKKEDFKAQQKESILEKYGGQEHLDAPPAELLLAQTEDYVEYSRHGTVIKGQEKAIACSKYEEDVKINNHTCIWGSYWKEGKWGYKCCHSFVKYSYCTGEAGKEIANSEASLLEEQPREEEHMTKPKTLMEIHQEKQKEKKKKKHKKSSNSDSEGEEKKKQEKLKKALNAEEARLLHVKEIMQLDERKRPYNSLYETREPTEEEMEAYRMKRQRPDDPMASFLGQ